In the Pontibacillus yanchengensis genome, one interval contains:
- a CDS encoding HsdM family class I SAM-dependent methyltransferase yields MEAITPEHHYRKQTSVTYRKQLGQYFTPPAIASLMVSWISECNPTSVLDPAVGLGIFPSMYQPLDERAQTTWNVYDVDEAMVKATKDRTDSPPSINLHHSDFLEEDWEQMYDAVIANPPYLKMSTHQHKQTILTTFEEKLRLRLPGNTNMYNLFLLKGLNQLHQGGRAAFIVPSEFLNADYGKKIKQYLLDQKLLKYILITDFQHNWFEDALTTSVILLCERDATNDSVEFISMYTQEDLPNVHTYIATQADHDQPLGKRYLFDSLDASKKWRVYYQPSLLKELQQVKPFTEFGYASRGIATGANDFFCLRKSDIQDRSLSSSYWIPCITKAHQVKTPFFTEKDWQGLFEQNAPVTLLNLQSDRTLDIPIANYIQYGETHQFHLRYLTKHRSPWYKAEVRDPAPIWFRTFNRTKLQFVRNEAGIVHLTPFHSIYIHEKYQQDIPIIMAYFLTDIAEEVLKESRREYGQGLVKFEPNDLNHSYVFDFDVLTTYEKNEIRFLYEQIRECPYLSEEWEVYQSKLNDYFLDLLSIEKGVRAHLATYKL; encoded by the coding sequence ATGGAGGCCATCACACCTGAACACCACTATAGGAAACAAACAAGCGTAACTTATCGAAAACAGTTAGGACAATATTTCACACCACCAGCCATCGCAAGTCTCATGGTTAGTTGGATATCTGAATGCAACCCTACGTCCGTCCTAGATCCTGCTGTAGGATTGGGGATTTTTCCTAGCATGTATCAACCTTTAGACGAGAGGGCGCAAACAACTTGGAATGTGTACGATGTTGATGAAGCAATGGTGAAGGCTACAAAGGATAGGACTGATTCACCTCCAAGCATCAACCTTCATCATTCGGATTTTTTGGAGGAAGATTGGGAGCAAATGTATGATGCTGTTATTGCTAATCCGCCCTATTTAAAGATGTCCACTCACCAACACAAACAAACTATTTTAACCACCTTTGAAGAGAAACTTCGTCTTCGTTTGCCCGGAAATACGAATATGTACAATTTATTTTTACTAAAAGGGCTTAACCAATTACATCAAGGGGGGCGGGCAGCATTCATCGTTCCATCCGAATTCTTGAATGCGGATTATGGGAAGAAAATAAAGCAATATCTGCTTGATCAAAAATTACTAAAGTATATCTTGATTACCGACTTCCAGCACAATTGGTTTGAAGATGCTCTAACAACCTCTGTTATCCTATTATGCGAGCGGGATGCTACAAATGATTCGGTAGAGTTTATTAGTATGTACACCCAAGAAGATTTGCCTAACGTACACACATACATTGCTACCCAAGCGGATCATGATCAACCTTTAGGAAAGCGCTATCTTTTCGATTCATTAGATGCATCCAAAAAGTGGCGGGTCTATTATCAGCCATCATTGCTCAAAGAACTGCAACAAGTAAAACCTTTTACGGAATTCGGATACGCTTCTCGAGGTATTGCGACAGGAGCGAATGATTTCTTTTGCTTAAGAAAGAGCGATATCCAAGATCGAAGTCTTTCTTCTTCCTATTGGATACCGTGTATCACAAAGGCTCATCAAGTAAAGACTCCTTTTTTCACTGAAAAAGATTGGCAGGGATTGTTTGAACAAAATGCACCTGTTACGTTACTAAACCTTCAATCAGATAGAACACTTGATATTCCCATTGCCAACTATATTCAATACGGAGAAACGCATCAATTTCATTTACGCTACTTAACGAAGCACCGCTCTCCATGGTATAAAGCTGAAGTTCGAGATCCAGCTCCAATTTGGTTTCGAACGTTCAATCGAACAAAGTTACAGTTTGTCCGTAATGAAGCAGGAATTGTCCACCTAACCCCTTTTCATAGTATTTATATCCATGAGAAGTACCAACAAGACATTCCTATTATAATGGCCTACTTCCTTACAGATATTGCAGAGGAAGTACTAAAGGAAAGTCGTCGGGAATACGGGCAAGGATTAGTGAAATTCGAACCGAATGACCTTAATCATTCTTATGTATTTGATTTTGATGTACTAACTACATATGAGAAAAACGAAATCCGTTTTCTTTATGAGCAAATAAGAGAATGCCCATATCTTTCTGAGGAATGGGAAGTCTATCAATCTAAATTGAACGATTATTTTTTGGATCTTTTATCTATTGAGAAAGGCGTAAGAGCCCATTTAGCGACGTACAAACTATAA
- a CDS encoding YbgA family protein: MRSFATPKVVVSKCLEFDHVRYNGELIPDKVVQRLKSHVTFMPVCPEMEIGLGVPRDIIRIVRQGDKEKLVQPSTEKDLTEDMNAFSKGFLEAMSDVDGFLLKNRSPTCGTQDVKVYDKLEKSPVVGKTKGFFAQNVYDYFPGLAIEEEGRLKNYRIREHFFTKLFTLAEFRERKQEPTMKSLVEFHSKNKYLFMAYNQKTLKAMGRLTANADKKSVEEVFTEYEEHLQWMFRQLPSRKSNVNVCQHIMGYFKNDLTKSEKDYFIEELNKFYDEKIPLSAVLSILKSWIIRFQNDYLMQQTYFEPYPEDLIEISDSGKGRAYA, encoded by the coding sequence ATGCGTTCGTTTGCAACACCAAAGGTTGTCGTTAGTAAATGTTTAGAATTTGATCATGTCAGATATAACGGGGAACTAATACCAGACAAAGTTGTGCAGCGCCTGAAATCTCACGTCACGTTCATGCCTGTCTGTCCGGAAATGGAAATAGGATTAGGGGTGCCAAGAGATATCATTCGTATCGTAAGGCAAGGGGACAAAGAGAAACTTGTCCAGCCTTCAACGGAGAAGGATCTTACGGAAGATATGAATGCCTTCTCTAAAGGATTTCTTGAAGCGATGTCTGATGTAGATGGATTCTTACTGAAAAATCGCTCGCCAACATGTGGAACGCAAGATGTGAAGGTGTACGATAAACTAGAAAAGTCTCCCGTAGTAGGAAAGACAAAGGGCTTTTTTGCACAAAATGTATATGATTACTTCCCTGGTCTTGCCATCGAAGAAGAGGGACGTCTGAAAAATTACCGAATCCGAGAGCACTTCTTTACGAAGCTATTCACACTAGCTGAATTTCGAGAACGAAAGCAAGAACCTACGATGAAAAGTCTTGTCGAATTCCATTCCAAAAACAAATATTTATTCATGGCGTACAATCAAAAAACGTTAAAAGCGATGGGGAGACTTACAGCAAATGCAGATAAGAAGTCAGTAGAAGAAGTGTTTACAGAATACGAAGAGCATCTGCAGTGGATGTTTCGTCAACTGCCAAGTAGAAAGTCAAATGTGAACGTTTGTCAGCATATTATGGGGTATTTCAAGAACGACCTGACAAAAAGTGAGAAAGACTATTTCATAGAAGAACTAAATAAATTTTATGATGAAAAGATACCATTGAGCGCTGTATTAAGCATATTAAAGTCATGGATCATCCGTTTCCAAAACGACTATTTAATGCAACAAACGTACTTCGAGCCTTACCCAGAAGACCTAATAGAAATTAGCGATTCAGGAAAAGGGCGCGCTTATGCATAA
- a CDS encoding methyl-accepting chemotaxis protein, whose protein sequence is MDSIEDLKRVDSLAKNKLMVMTFLIAMVVGVVYYIGTDNMFHAAINGGQAIIIIFLFIACHFIWKKESLFQYLAIPLPYIAGAISIFTQGGSVGALMIFFFLAVYSAVPLNGKTFALGYTLGLFLTIASIRTGTGQEAQLLEQMASSYLLVYLLVGVLLSVLIFMYNKQFAVVKQYINLAKEESEQKDAQNQAMETDLNVISSRIKEINQQVQQNLGSQTEMKTAIQEMTAGSQSQSEQITSISSNANGTMEAINEMSESLGQLQEEINAISASSDQGQQKLQTLEKEMKDLKTFVHELQSTYEELTSKLADTNALTEDIKDITEQTNLLSLNASIEAARAGEAGKGFAVVADEIRKLADVTANATVKITDNLHSLNTRSQEASSKLTDSIDKLDTSVASTSEVVETFVEVGQVLQQLKERIDGFQTVFVEVKSHSEDVEASTNELASIIEQSTASMEEVSATIENLNEDNQKISNYMNEISTSADNLETGHEKE, encoded by the coding sequence TTGGATTCAATCGAGGATTTGAAAAGAGTAGATAGCCTAGCTAAAAATAAGTTGATGGTTATGACATTTTTGATAGCTATGGTTGTAGGAGTAGTTTATTACATCGGAACAGATAATATGTTTCATGCCGCTATTAATGGAGGGCAAGCAATTATTATCATATTCCTTTTTATTGCGTGTCATTTTATATGGAAGAAAGAATCTTTATTCCAATACCTTGCCATTCCTTTACCTTACATAGCAGGTGCTATTTCCATTTTCACACAAGGTGGGAGTGTAGGTGCGTTGATGATTTTCTTCTTTTTAGCTGTTTATTCTGCCGTCCCTTTAAACGGTAAAACATTTGCACTGGGTTATACGTTAGGGTTATTTCTAACAATCGCGAGTATCCGGACAGGTACTGGGCAGGAAGCACAATTGCTAGAACAGATGGCTAGTTCGTACCTTCTTGTGTACTTACTTGTCGGGGTTTTATTATCCGTACTTATTTTTATGTATAACAAACAATTTGCCGTCGTGAAGCAGTATATTAATTTAGCAAAAGAAGAGAGCGAACAGAAGGATGCTCAGAATCAAGCAATGGAAACAGACCTAAATGTCATTTCATCAAGAATCAAGGAGATTAACCAACAAGTTCAACAGAATCTAGGATCTCAAACGGAAATGAAAACAGCGATTCAAGAAATGACTGCAGGTAGTCAAAGTCAAAGTGAACAAATCACATCGATTTCATCTAACGCTAATGGTACGATGGAAGCCATTAATGAAATGAGTGAATCCTTGGGTCAATTACAGGAAGAAATCAATGCCATCTCAGCATCATCCGACCAAGGCCAACAAAAGCTTCAAACGTTAGAAAAAGAAATGAAGGATTTAAAAACGTTCGTACACGAGCTTCAATCTACTTATGAAGAGCTGACTAGTAAATTAGCAGACACAAATGCTCTGACCGAAGATATAAAAGATATTACCGAACAGACGAATCTACTGTCATTAAATGCTTCCATCGAAGCTGCCAGAGCTGGGGAGGCTGGTAAAGGATTTGCTGTTGTTGCAGATGAAATTCGTAAACTAGCTGACGTTACAGCTAATGCGACAGTAAAAATTACAGATAACCTTCATAGTTTGAATACGCGTAGTCAGGAAGCTTCTAGCAAATTAACAGACAGTATAGATAAACTTGATACCAGTGTTGCATCAACAAGTGAAGTGGTAGAAACGTTTGTGGAAGTAGGGCAGGTCCTTCAACAACTCAAAGAACGTATTGACGGCTTCCAAACCGTTTTTGTTGAAGTGAAGTCTCACTCAGAAGATGTAGAAGCTTCCACAAATGAATTAGCCTCCATCATTGAACAATCTACAGCGAGCATGGAAGAAGTAAGTGCAACCATTGAAAATTTAAACGAAGATAACCAAAAAATAAGTAACTATATGAATGAGATTTCAACAAGTGCTGATAATCTGGAAACTGGACATGAAAAGGAATAA
- a CDS encoding S8 family peptidase → MNVKKIASFALAASIAVSPVSLVDASPNDQVVNLKKESEQNTEKGDFVKGEVIVKFNDNATNKTAEQLNVSGEIKEDTDEVDSNFLVLEVGNVEEVVKALNKNPDVEYAEPNYKFQSTFTPNDSLYQGYQYGPQSTYTDEAWNVTKGASSQEIAVIDSGVDYNHPDLDDKTIKGYDFVDNDYDPMDEKNHGTHVAGTAAAETDNATGIAGMAPNTSILAVRALNAQGSGTLADIADAIVYAADQGAEVINLSLGCNCDTTTLENAVNYAWDKGSVVVAAAGNDGVSTTFEPASYNNVIAVGAIDQNDQKASFSNYGTWVDVVAPGVSIAATVPGNGYAYMSGTSMAAPHVSGLAGILASQGRSNTEIRQAIEETTDSLSGTGVYSKYGKIDSLEAVNY, encoded by the coding sequence ATGAACGTAAAAAAGATTGCTAGCTTTGCTTTAGCTGCATCCATTGCGGTTTCCCCTGTATCTCTTGTCGATGCTTCTCCCAATGACCAAGTGGTGAATTTGAAAAAAGAGAGTGAACAGAACACGGAGAAAGGGGATTTTGTAAAAGGTGAAGTGATTGTAAAGTTTAATGACAATGCAACGAATAAGACTGCGGAACAATTAAATGTAAGCGGAGAAATAAAAGAAGACACGGATGAAGTAGATTCAAACTTTCTTGTTTTAGAAGTAGGAAATGTTGAGGAAGTCGTGAAAGCTTTAAACAAGAATCCGGATGTAGAATATGCGGAACCAAACTACAAATTCCAATCTACCTTTACTCCTAACGACTCCTTATATCAGGGATATCAATACGGGCCTCAAAGTACATATACAGATGAGGCTTGGAACGTTACGAAAGGTGCGAGTTCTCAGGAAATTGCAGTAATTGATTCAGGCGTTGATTATAACCACCCTGATTTGGATGATAAAACGATTAAAGGATATGACTTTGTAGACAACGATTATGATCCAATGGATGAGAAAAATCATGGCACACACGTAGCAGGAACGGCAGCTGCTGAAACAGATAATGCTACTGGTATTGCTGGCATGGCTCCTAACACATCCATTTTAGCTGTACGTGCTTTAAATGCTCAAGGTAGTGGCACACTTGCTGATATTGCGGACGCCATTGTGTACGCTGCTGATCAGGGAGCTGAGGTTATTAATTTATCACTTGGCTGTAATTGTGATACAACTACATTAGAAAATGCTGTGAATTATGCATGGGATAAAGGATCTGTTGTTGTAGCTGCTGCCGGTAATGACGGTGTGTCGACAACGTTCGAACCAGCATCTTATAATAATGTTATCGCAGTAGGTGCAATTGACCAGAACGATCAAAAAGCGTCCTTCTCTAACTATGGAACATGGGTTGATGTAGTGGCTCCTGGCGTCAGTATTGCTGCAACTGTACCTGGAAATGGCTACGCGTATATGTCTGGTACTTCTATGGCTGCCCCACACGTTTCTGGGTTGGCTGGGATTCTAGCTAGTCAAGGGCGTAGCAATACTGAAATCAGACAAGCAATTGAAGAAACGACCGATTCATTATCTGGTACAGGTGTTTATTCCAAATATGGAAAAATTGATTCGCTAGAAGCTGTAAATTACTAG
- a CDS encoding fructosamine kinase family protein, giving the protein MKKQIQHALEHIGDTSNIDKIKQVGGGDINQAYYVRTKQQEYFIKGNQGIPPHFFRVEAKGLQLMKDTQTVRVPEVYYYDEPSSKQEQGVLALEWIEGQKERDTEERLGRQLANMHNHFGQAHGFEEDTFIGSLPQPNGWYNHWVDYYHDSRLVSQFNIGAEKGVLQGGRKQRLQKVMERLPHWIDTHAKPSLLHGDLWGGNWMTGPEGEPVLIDPSIFYGDHAFEIAFTELFGGYSDAFYRAYQEQFPLPAHYNDSKDLYQLYYLLVHLNLFGEMYGGSIDRILKRYVD; this is encoded by the coding sequence TGGGTGGTGGCGATATTAACCAAGCCTACTACGTACGTACGAAGCAGCAAGAATATTTTATTAAAGGAAACCAAGGTATCCCTCCTCACTTCTTTCGTGTTGAAGCAAAGGGACTTCAGCTCATGAAAGATACACAAACTGTTCGAGTACCTGAGGTGTATTATTACGATGAACCTTCGTCTAAACAAGAGCAAGGTGTGTTAGCTCTTGAGTGGATCGAAGGACAAAAAGAACGAGATACGGAGGAACGCCTAGGACGACAGTTAGCAAACATGCATAACCACTTTGGACAGGCTCATGGGTTTGAGGAAGATACGTTCATCGGTTCGTTGCCTCAACCAAATGGGTGGTACAATCACTGGGTAGATTACTATCATGACAGTAGATTGGTATCGCAATTTAACATCGGAGCTGAAAAAGGGGTTCTACAAGGAGGACGGAAGCAGCGGTTGCAGAAGGTTATGGAGCGCCTCCCGCATTGGATTGATACGCATGCCAAACCCTCCCTACTTCACGGAGACCTATGGGGTGGAAATTGGATGACAGGCCCAGAAGGTGAACCAGTACTGATAGACCCATCTATTTTTTATGGTGACCATGCATTTGAGATTGCATTTACAGAGTTATTTGGCGGCTACTCTGATGCTTTCTATCGAGCATACCAAGAACAGTTTCCACTCCCTGCTCACTACAATGACAGCAAGGACCTCTATCAACTCTACTACCTTCTCGTTCACCTGAATCTATTCGGCGAGATGTACGGCGGGTCTATTGATCGAATATTAAAGCGTTATGTGGATTAA